In a single window of the Silurus meridionalis isolate SWU-2019-XX chromosome 8, ASM1480568v1, whole genome shotgun sequence genome:
- the naa30 gene encoding N-alpha-acetyltransferase 30 codes for MAEVPPGPNTLPASSAEIRSLPVDGCSFLGNNETLDCGRGDIIAPGTEAQQATEPKGIVKLSQNSVHHLNSPAQLHSSPAQLNGIASHPEHDEHLGYKIAQNHVQHRAHRSADCQHTASEYVDSTGERATRKSAFNASDSSLPSNGVDSLDPAVRTEPGSSDQLEGDCTCLKAELDRTVCRSECKDHVQKSAGDRERGLGAQGDGAEEAPLEDQIAKLSVSTPAADHSPITYVRYESELQMPDIIRLITKDLSEPYSIYTYRYFIHNWPQLCFLAVVEKNCVGAIVCKLDMHKKMFRRGYIAMLAVDSKFRRKGIGTNLVKKAIYAMVAGDCDEVVLETEITNKSALKLYENLGFVRDKRLFRYYLNGVDALRLKLWLR; via the exons ATGGCTGAAGTGCCGCCTGGGCCTAACACACTGCCTGCGTCCTCGGCTGAAATTAGATCGCTGCCCGTGGATGGCTGCTCGTTCCTGGGGAACAATGAGACATTGGACTGCGGCCGAGGAGACATAATAGCCCCGGGGACGGAGGCGCAACAAGCCACTGAGCCCAAAGGGATAGTTAAATTGAGCCAGAATAGCGTCCATCACCTTAACTCGCCTGCTCAGCTGCATTCTTCACCGGCCCAGCTCAACGGCATCGCCAGCCATCCAGAGCACGACGAACACCTCGGCTATAAAATCGCCCAAAACCACGTCCAGCACCGAGCTCACAGATCGGCCGACTGTCAGCACACTGCCTCTGAGTATGTGGACAGCACTGGCGAGCGGGCAACCAGGAAATCAGCGTTTAACGCCAGCGACAGCTCGCTACCCAGTAACGGAGTAGACTCCCTCGATCCCGCGGTCAGGACCGAGCCCGGCTCTTCAGATCAGCTGGAAGGAGATTGTACGTGTCTGAAAGCCGAGCTCGACAGGACTGTTTGTCGCTCCGAGTGTAAGGATCATGTGCAGAAATCAGCGGGGGACAGAGAGCGAGGCCTGGGGGCGCAGGGAGATGGAGCTGAGGAGGCACCATTAGAGGATCAGATAGCGAAGCTGTCAGTGAGCACACCGGCAGCGGATCACAGCCCCATCACTTATGTGAGATACGAGTCCGAGCTGCAAATGCCGGATATCATAAGGCTCATAACTAAAGACTTGTCCGAGCCCTACTCCATATACACCTATAGGTACTTCATTCACAACTGGCCCCAGCTCTGCTTTCTG GCAGTGGTGGAGAAAAACTGTGTTGGTGCCATTGTATGTAAGTTGGACATGCACAAAAAGATGTTCAGACGGGGATACATTGCCATGCTCGCTGTGGACTCCAAATTTCGCAGAAAAGGCATCG GTACAAACCTTGTTAAAAAGGCCATTTATGCTATGGTGGCAGGGGACTGTGATGAG GTGGTGCTGGAGACCGAAATCACCAACAAATCAGCCCTGAAACTTTACGAGAACCTGGGCTTTGTCAGGGACAAGCGGCTGTTCAGATACTATTTAAATGGAGTGGATGCTCTCCGGCTCAAGCTGTGGTTACGCTGA